The nucleotide window TATATAACATTTTCTAATTTGTAACACGCATTTCGAGAGGGGTAAAATGGGAAAATTCAAAATCAGTCTACTTTACGATTTTTTTTGAACTATATGTGAAAAAACTAAGTTAGTGTTTATAGATTCGGGTTTTTCAATAAAACTTATTTAAATACTAGCCTTCAATCTCTTTGTGTTATTAATTGTTAATAATTATACTTTTTATTCATGTTTAAAACGGGGGATTATGTAAATGTTTGTTACCAGAATCAAATACGAATTCTAAAACAAAAGCTATCCTTAACGTAAATATATAATTGAAAAAATAATATAGAATATATAAATATATGGCGAATAAATAAATGGAAAAATATTTATAGGCTTAGCATTGTCATACGGCTTTACACAGTAAACGCCGTAAACTATTTTTGTATTTTCACAGGAGATACATAAATATGATACCCCTAATTGAATATTAATTGATATATCTTCCAATATAAATATTATACTTTTGAATAAAAACAGCATTGATCCGTTTTCAACAATTTCACTCTTGAATATGATCATTCTTGAACATAATCAGAGTACCTCTCCAGTAACTGGTTTACTCTTCTCGTCGACCTTTAAATTCCGATTTATATTATCAAAGGTTTTGATGATGTGAAATTGACTTATTTAATAACCTCTGAAAAACGGAATTGAATTATAAGTAAGGTAAACGTCTAAGCCATAGTATCCGGAAAATTTACTGGCTTACATATAATTTACAGGTTTACATATATTTACTGGCTTACATGTAATTTACTGGCTCATATATAATTTACTGGCTTACATACAAATCACTTAAGTAGGCACTTAATTAATGTATAGGCAGTTCTTAAAATTAAGAGTTGATTCTTAGAGTTAAGAGATTTAAAGTGAGATAAATATCAATGATCAATTCAATGAAAACAATATCATCAATATCATTCTACCTAAGATTCTTCATTTTGGTTACAGGTAAGATACTCTAATCACCTCAAATTTAAAGCAGTGTTATATGAGATAAAATTAGAGAACATTTAGAACATAAATTGGAGATTAATTGGAATATAAACCGGAGAGTAGTTGGAAATATGTTTGACCTTAATGCAGCTTACATCCATGGAGGTGAAGCAAGTGGCAAGTAAAGATTCTATTTTCGCAAGCCCGTCCATAGTAATCATTGCTCTTTGCACACTTTCATTCTTCTTGGAAATGGTTCCGGGCATAGGCGATGTCTATTTTAACGCTTTTTATTTCGACCCTAATTATCTTGTAACAAAGCCGTGGACGCTTATTACATACATGTTTCTACATAACGGTTTGTTTCATCTTTTGTTCAATATGCTCGTCCTATACTTCTTCGGAACTGCACTTGAGCGGCGGGTCGGGAACAGACAGCTTCTGGCAATTTTCTTCACTGCAGGGATTCTATCGGCAATAGGATATACCTTTTTAACCCAGCCGATTTTCAATATATCTCCTGGCCCAATGGTTGGCGCAAGCGGAGCAATCTACGGAGTCTTTGCAGCCCTCACAATACTTGAGCCGGATATCCGCGTCTATGTCTACTTTGTCCCGATGAAACTAAAACATGCACTGGTGCTTTTTGCTATCTTTGACTTTCTTATGATCAACTCATCGGATATGATAGCCCATACAGCTCACCTTAGCGGTCTCTTCGTCGGCCTTTATATGGGTTTCCGCATAAAGAAAATTCAGGAAAACGCTCAAAGATCCAGATACATTGGCAGGTGGTAACCCTGGAAGGGAAGGATCTTCCAGAAGGCACATACTACTATCCGAGACCCGATCCAGGAGAGAAGATTCCTATTATGGTTTTGAATTTCAGGAGACTATTTGCAGCCTGGTCTCCAGAGCTAAAAAAGACCCTGTACTTTAAAAAACCGCCTGAGAATGAGAACTTGAAAAGAGTAAGGGAAATTACCCTCCTTCAAATATATGATTGGCTTGCAGGCAGGGAAGGAGTGATAGAGCTTACTGATCCGGAGTTTAAGCAGTTTATGGAAGTTTATGAAGCTTTTCTGGAGAAACTGGGGGAAATCCAGTACCTCAGACGCAAAATAGGAAGAAAAACAGAAAATGTTTTTGAGCTTAAGGAATCTCCATATGTTATTCGGGAAGTAAAAAAGGGACCCTTTTCAGACAATTTATAAATAAAATTACTACGTTTTAGAGATCTGCATTTTATGGATATGGATTTTTATTTTGCCGGATTTTCTTACTGTTTGCAGGAAGATTTTCGGTTTTCAATCCAATTATTCATAAAAGGATAGAGTTGCAAATTCTGATTGCCTTAATTATGCAAATGTTTTACTACAGAAAAGCAGATATAATGTATCATCGGATTGAATGCAAAATTGCGGTATCAAGATATATATCTTAGAAATTCGGAACTTTAAACCTCAAAAGCTGATTGCGGAAGCATAAACTCTGTACCAGCAGATTGGAGGGCTGCTGGAAGTGTAGCTTCCCCCCCAGAATTAGTGCTGTATGGTCATATGGCACAAACAAACAAGGTACAGGTTCCGTGAACTGCAAGATCACAGAGGACATTGATAATGAAACCTGTAAAAAGCGGAATAGACTCAATATCAAAATACCTCCGCTCGAAAAAAGAAGTTGGCAGGCGGAAAATCGGACTTTTAGTGGACGGCCCGAATATTCTCAGAAAAGAATTTGATGTAAATCTTGAGGAGATAAGGGACGTCTTGAAAGACTATGGAAATATCAAAATCGGGCGCGTTTTCCTTAACCAGTACGCCTCTGACAAGCTTGTTGAAGCTATAGAAAATCATGGACTTGAACCTATAATTTGTTCGAGCGATGTTGATGTGCGCCTCGCGGTAGAGGGTATGGAGCTAGTATATAACCCCAATATTGACACTCTTGCAATCGTTACAAGGGATGCAGACTTCAAGCCGCTGTTAAACAAAGCAAATGAGCACGGCAAAGAGACTATTATTTTTGGAGTTGAGCCCGGTTTTTCCACAGCGCTAAAGAATTCTGCGGACTATGTTATTCTTATGAAGAAAGACAAAATGAGCAGTTATGACGAGTCCGATGGAATGGCATCAGGTGGAGGAAAAATTGATGCATCGGAATATCAGGATAGTATGTATGAAGAATCCGTAGAAAAGACCTGACATACTGTCCTTTTTTGATATTCCGTCCTCACTTTTTAAGGATAGTTAACTTCTACACCGAGGATTTCTTTTTCTCCTTCAAAAACATCCCGTGCGATCTCGGCACAGCCTATTGCAGCATGCCATTTTCCGAGAAACTGGCACTCTTGCCCCAAATGGGCATGAATTTTTTTCTGCACATATTCAAATTCTCCTATGGACCCTGCAAGAAAAACCTCTCCTGCAGTCCCATAATCTTTAAGAAGAAGTTGCATTGACGTAATTTCCATGGCTGCAAACAGCGCAATAGTATCAAGAGCCAGGAGAGCAGGACTTTCTCTTTTTTCGGCTGCAAGGAGTAGTTCTTCCCTATCTTTATATGGAGTCATTCTTAGAGCTCCTGCCTTTATAAAAGCCTGGTTTGCAGTGCAGTATCCGTTATCCACATCCCTGATAGCTTGCAGGTCAAGGGGTCCATGATGAACACCTGGAGCAAATATGCAAGCATCGATTGCCCCAATTACTTTCCCATCGGCAACGGCAAGAGTAACAGTATTTGAACTTATGTCGGAAACCACAAAGTTATTATAACCCAGGCAGAGGATGTGGTAAGCAATTCCCAGCTTCTCAGGACTCGTAAGATGGGAAAACACCTTCATTCTGGAATCTACCTTACTCTCCGTATGAAGGCCAGGGATTGCTATTGCCGGAATTCCCGAATTCCGAATGGCATCAAAAACTTTTGTGCCTCCTCCTGTCTTTTTTCCTGCTCCTTCAGTACTCTTGAGTCCCCTTCCTTCCAGGCTCCTGACATCCTTAATTGTAGAAAAACCATCTCCCATTGAGTACGTCAAAGCGACAAGGTCGATTGTCTCACGTTGAATTCCAAAGTGTTCCTCAAGTGAAGTAAGGATCTCATTTTCGGACATGGCTGCTGCATCGGTCCTCTCAAGTTCAAAAGTAAGAGTACTTTCTCCGTCTATAAGAGCAAAACGCATCGCAGTTGTACCATGATCAATACCTATAAACCCCAATTACTTGTCTCTCCTTAGCGCCTCAGAGGGCAGTTTTTAAGATTTCGTTTAGTTCGTCCATAATTCTATCTCCCTCTTCAGCGGTTCCAACTGTTGTTACCAATCTTATTTCCTGAAAACTTCTGCCTTCAGAGAGTAATAGCCTCAAGTTCCCTCTCGCGTCCGCACGCAGCACCTTTCCGGTCAGGCTTCCTCCTGCAATGCCTTTTACGGAAATTACGGTTGGGATTACTTTCTTTACTTCAGGGTGCTGGGTCACAAGTTTTACAAGTTTTTTACCAGCTCGTCCCCCGATAATTGTTGTATGGGCTCCACCAAGCTTGTTTTTATAGGAACTTTGCGAGCTCTCATGTAAGTTATTTTTATTTACCTTCATTGTAGTCAAACCGGTACCTGTTCCCCTGGCAACTTTTCATTGTTCTATATATATTTTTTATATTTATTATGTATATATCCGGTTAGAATCCAAAGAAGTATTGCAGGCCATAAACCCACTTATCAAGGTTTTACCCTGAAGCCATATGCTGCAAAAATAAACCTTTCCAGAATTCCAGGCATAAAAATAACCGAATTCTGGATCGTTTCGCCTTTTTTAAAAACGCTTTCTTCTGAAAAATCCGTTTTTTCGTAAAATCAGATCTTTTCAAGTTCCTTCATGCTTATTAGCTTGATATTATCCTCTTCAAGTGTTTTAATTGCCTTTTCAATGTCATTGACTCTGACTATTAAAAGGGCTTTCTGATCCCTGGTGACAAAGGCATATGCATAGTCAATGTTGATCTTGGCTTTTCCGAACACTTCTGCAATACGGGACATACTACCAGGGACATCATCCATTTCGATTCCCAGAACATTTGTTTCGGAAACGGTAAACCCTGCATCATGGAGTATACTGTGAGCATAGTCGGACCTGTCCACAACCATACGGATTATTCCGAAGTCTCCTGATTCGGCAATGGTAAATGCTCTGATGTTTATGCCGGCGCTTTTCAATTTGTTTGCGACGTTTGCAAGTCTGCCAGGTTTATTTTCCGCAAAAAGGGAAATCTGCTTTATAAATTTATCTTCCATTCCAGCACCCGTATCCTTATATTGCTTATTCTATGTTTTTATGCTGTTTATTCTTGTTCTCTCTTACTTTTTGTAATCTTTTACCAGAATACAACAGTATAAGTCTCTACTATGCCAAGTATAATATAAATCTCTATATCAAAGTATATTATAAGTTTCTATGCCAAAGTATAATATAAGTCCCTACTATGCCAAAGTATAATATAAGTCTCTATATCAAAGTATAATATAAGTCTCTGTTTATATTTTCAGCTTACATACAGTGGTTAAGATTATAAACAGTTATGATCAACTAAGCAACTGGCTGCCTTTTAGAGTGTTATTTACCAGCATTATTCCTGTTTACAAACCTAATATTTTCTGCATTAGTTATTTTTATATTATGTATGAGAACTTACTTTACATCTGGCTTAATATTAAAAAGAAACTTCTCATTAAAAAATTGAGAGATCAGTCTCAAAAAAATGAAACCTGCAGGCTTTTAATATTGCAGGTTTTGTTTTCGCTCTTTGAAAAATTCAAATTTTTCGATTGTCGATAACTTTCTTTGATTTTCCTTCCGAACGGGGCAGAGAGCCGTGTTCTACCAGTTCTACCTCGACTGCAAGGTTCAGTACGCTTTTAAGTGCACTAGAAACCTTTCTTTTAAGTGCCATCATATCTGACATTTTATCACTAAAGGCAGATTCCTGCATTTCGATCTGGACTTTCATTGAGTCAAGGGGTCCAATCCTATCTACAATGATCATGAAATGGTTTCCAACTTCAGGAATATTCAGAAGGACAGATTCGACCTGTCCTGGGAATACATTGATTCCGCGCACGATAATCATATCATCCGAGCGACCGCTAATGCGTGTAATCCTGGGATGGGTTCTTCCGCACACGCAGGGCTCCGAAAGCTTTCTAGTAAGGTCCCTTACTCTGTAACGGATTAGAGGGAAGGCTTCTTTAGCAAGAGTCGTAATTACGAGTTCTCCGATCTCGCCGTCAGGAACAGGCTCACCGGTCTCAGGATCAAGGATCTCCACAAGGAATTTGTCTGCCCAGATGTGAATCCCGCACTGTTCTGAGCATTCGGTAAAAAGAGGACCACTCATTTCCGACGTTCCGTAAATATCAATAGCTTTGATCCCTGATTCGTCTTCTATACGTTTTTTGAGCTCTTCGGACCAGGGTTCTGCCCCGAAAAATCCCATCTTTAATTTGGTGTCGTCCCTGATACTGATGCCTTCTTTCCTTGCAGTCTCAATCAGATAAAGGAAGTAAGAAGGCGTGCAGGCTATAGCAGTGACGTCAAGGTCTCTCATAAGCTCAAGCTGGCGCTCGGTGTTTCCTGAACTTGTAGGAAGTACGGTTGCGCCCAATTTTTCGCTTCCGTAATGTGCACCAAGCCCACCTGTAAAAAGCCCATACCCGTAACTTACCTGAAGGATATCGTTTTTCCCCAGTCCAACAGAAGTAAATCCTCTCGCAAGAGACTCGGCCCACTCATCAATATCATTCTGGGTATATCCTACAACTATAGGTTTGCCTGTTGTACCTGAAGAAGCATGGAACCGAGCTAGTTTTGAGTTTGAGACGCAAAACATGCCAGTTGGATAGGTATCTCTGAGATCCTGTTTAACTGTAAAAGGCAACTTTCTGACATCTTCAAGAGTTTGGATGTCTTCCGGCTTAACCCCGTGTTCATCAAACTTTTTTCTATAAAAAGGAGAGTTTTCATACACATAATGTACAAGTTGCTTCAACTTTTCTTCCTGCAGCTTGTTCAAGTCTTCTACAGGCATTGTCTCTATCTCAGGGTCCCAGTATTCTGGCATTATTTCACACTCTTTATATTATGTATTCTGGGCTCTCAATATCAGGCCCGGTATTTTCAAGCTTTTTTCCTATGAATCTCATTTCATGCCGCTTTAAGGCCATGTTTCGGTTCTCTTTATCTCGCTAACGTTACTTTCTTACTCTGTTGCTTTCTTTCTCCAGAGTTTATTATTTTCTAATTATTATTTTCTAGTTTATTATTTCAACGGAGATATACTTCCGGCAAATACAATATGAAGATTAGCTGGATTAATATGAAGTTTAAGCTAGATTCTCATATAAATATTAGCTGTTAGGCAGAAAAAAGATTTTGTGAGTAAACCCGAAAGCTGGTTACATAAAAGGATAAAGTTCATAAAATGATTAGATATGGATTTTAGATAAGCTGGAATGTTTACTCATAATCGGCAAATTTTATAAGTATGGAGTCAATAATTAGGGTTCAGTTACTGAATTATATACTTGTAAAAATAAAGTGAGATTTTAAGTATAATACGAAGTAAGGGATTTTTTGAAATATATTCTGAATAACGAAACCTCTTTTGACCATATTCTGAATAACGCAAACCTCTTTTTACTTAAGAAATCACTCATTTTCAAGCTCTTTGATATCATCAAAAGAGATCTCTTTTGACGTTTCCCCCAGAGAAGCTTCAAGAATTTTCTTTGTTCTTTCCCTGCATTTATCCAGAACTTCTTTCATGTCACCGATCACATCTATTCCGGCAGCTCCGGAATGTCCGCCACCTGTGCCGCTGTATTCGTTACTTATATCTTCCATCAGCTGGCCAAGATTAACTCCGGCACTTACAGCATCACGCTTTGCTCTTGCACTTATCCTGACGTTTTCACCTTTGGCTGTGCCGACAAAAGCGATATCTGCCCCAATATTAATTAGCATGGAAGATGCAGAACCTCCGAAAGAGCTGACGTGGGAAGATGCTATCAACATATCCTGTACTCTATCGAGCTCGACACGGCTTGCGGCTTTCAGAATAGCTATACGCATGGAAATATCCTGTGGGGTAGCAGCCATAAGGTCCAGCACTTCCCCGTACTCAACACCACTATCCTCAATAATTTTGGATACTGTCCGGAAAGTGTCCGCAGATGCATGTTTGAAATGCCCGGTATCCGTTACGATTCCCGTGAGCATCCCTATCCCCACTCGCCTGTTAATAGGTGCTCCCATTGCTTTCAAGATATCGTAAACTATTTCTACGGTAGAGGTACTGTTCCTGTGCAGATAGAATTCGGCATTCTCTGTCAGAGCAGTAGTTGTATGGTGATCGATTACACAATACCTGGTAAGCTCCAGATCATTTAATTGTGCTTTTGTTGATGTATCAACCACGACGACAAAACTGTAATCAGCCGGATTGGGTTTGTCCACAACTTCAATGCCAAGTCTCTCTATAAGTACAGCAGCTACACGGTTACAGCCGTCTACAAGTCCGATAGTGCCTCCGATAGATTCCGAAAGGGCAAAAGCACTGCTAACAGCGTCCGGATCTGCATTCCGGTGACACAAATATAAAATATTTCGATAGTCAAGGAGCCGGTTGAAAAACTCCGCTTCATCAAC belongs to Methanosarcina barkeri 3 and includes:
- a CDS encoding rhomboid family intramembrane serine protease codes for the protein MASKDSIFASPSIVIIALCTLSFFLEMVPGIGDVYFNAFYFDPNYLVTKPWTLITYMFLHNGLFHLLFNMLVLYFFGTALERRVGNRQLLAIFFTAGILSAIGYTFLTQPIFNISPGPMVGASGAIYGVFAALTILEPDIRVYVYFVPMKLKHALVLFAIFDFLMINSSDMIAHTAHLSGLFVGLYMGFRIKKIQENAQRSRYIGRW
- a CDS encoding methanogenesis marker 12 protein produces the protein MGFIGIDHGTTAMRFALIDGESTLTFELERTDAAAMSENEILTSLEEHFGIQRETIDLVALTYSMGDGFSTIKDVRSLEGRGLKSTEGAGKKTGGGTKVFDAIRNSGIPAIAIPGLHTESKVDSRMKVFSHLTSPEKLGIAYHILCLGYNNFVVSDISSNTVTLAVADGKVIGAIDACIFAPGVHHGPLDLQAIRDVDNGYCTANQAFIKAGALRMTPYKDREELLLAAEKRESPALLALDTIALFAAMEITSMQLLLKDYGTAGEVFLAGSIGEFEYVQKKIHAHLGQECQFLGKWHAAIGCAEIARDVFEGEKEILGVEVNYP
- a CDS encoding bifunctional oligoribonuclease/PAP phosphatase NrnA; protein product: MEVDEAEFFNRLLDYRNILYLCHRNADPDAVSSAFALSESIGGTIGLVDGCNRVAAVLIERLGIEVVDKPNPADYSFVVVVDTSTKAQLNDLELTRYCVIDHHTTTALTENAEFYLHRNSTSTVEIVYDILKAMGAPINRRVGIGMLTGIVTDTGHFKHASADTFRTVSKIIEDSGVEYGEVLDLMAATPQDISMRIAILKAASRVELDRVQDMLIASSHVSSFGGSASSMLINIGADIAFVGTAKGENVRISARAKRDAVSAGVNLGQLMEDISNEYSGTGGGHSGAAGIDVIGDMKEVLDKCRERTKKILEASLGETSKEISFDDIKELENE
- a CDS encoding ACT domain-containing protein, which gives rise to MEDKFIKQISLFAENKPGRLANVANKLKSAGINIRAFTIAESGDFGIIRMVVDRSDYAHSILHDAGFTVSETNVLGIEMDDVPGSMSRIAEVFGKAKINIDYAYAFVTRDQKALLIVRVNDIEKAIKTLEEDNIKLISMKELEKI
- a CDS encoding TIGR00288 family NYN domain-containing protein, whose translation is MKPVKSGIDSISKYLRSKKEVGRRKIGLLVDGPNILRKEFDVNLEEIRDVLKDYGNIKIGRVFLNQYASDKLVEAIENHGLEPIICSSDVDVRLAVEGMELVYNPNIDTLAIVTRDADFKPLLNKANEHGKETIIFGVEPGFSTALKNSADYVILMKKDKMSSYDESDGMASGGGKIDASEYQDSMYEESVEKT
- a CDS encoding phenylacetate--CoA ligase family protein, producing MPEYWDPEIETMPVEDLNKLQEEKLKQLVHYVYENSPFYRKKFDEHGVKPEDIQTLEDVRKLPFTVKQDLRDTYPTGMFCVSNSKLARFHASSGTTGKPIVVGYTQNDIDEWAESLARGFTSVGLGKNDILQVSYGYGLFTGGLGAHYGSEKLGATVLPTSSGNTERQLELMRDLDVTAIACTPSYFLYLIETARKEGISIRDDTKLKMGFFGAEPWSEELKKRIEDESGIKAIDIYGTSEMSGPLFTECSEQCGIHIWADKFLVEILDPETGEPVPDGEIGELVITTLAKEAFPLIRYRVRDLTRKLSEPCVCGRTHPRITRISGRSDDMIIVRGINVFPGQVESVLLNIPEVGNHFMIIVDRIGPLDSMKVQIEMQESAFSDKMSDMMALKRKVSSALKSVLNLAVEVELVEHGSLPRSEGKSKKVIDNRKI
- a CDS encoding DUF2103 domain-containing protein, whose translation is MKVNKNNLHESSQSSYKNKLGGAHTTIIGGRAGKKLVKLVTQHPEVKKVIPTVISVKGIAGGSLTGKVLRADARGNLRLLLSEGRSFQEIRLVTTVGTAEEGDRIMDELNEILKTAL